One region of Anaeromyxobacter paludicola genomic DNA includes:
- a CDS encoding 2-isopropylmalate synthase, whose translation MTEAASNRVVIFDTTLRDGEQSPGASMDLGQKLQIAKALEALGVDVIEAGFAAASPGDLEAIQGVSRHVSGPIICSLARCTQGDIDASWKALQDAPRRRIHVFLATSPIHRDFKLKLAKEEIVKRAVEGVRRARERFDDVEFSPEDAARTELEFLAEVVERAIEAGATTVNIPDTVGYALPQTYAETIRYLRAHVRGIERAVISVHCHNDLGLAVANSLAGVLEGARQVECTINGIGERAGNASLEEVVMAVRTRRDVLKVETGIRTDRLYPTSRLLSQVTGLAVQRNKAIVGQNAFAHEAGIHQHGMLTHRETYEIMRPEEVGFARSSLVLGKHSGRHALKERLAALGYGLDDKQLDLVFADFKTLADKKKDIYDADLEALVIHGQVLGAGARKWELAALSTTSGTGTLPAASIALTDAGGERHQAASAGDGPVDAVFKAIERITGVSVKLRDYSIASVTTGEDAQGEVVLEVEHETGVYRGRALSTDIIEGSARALLDVVNRIAVRAGAQSPAGREEMGTV comes from the coding sequence GTGACTGAGGCCGCTTCGAACCGCGTCGTGATCTTCGACACCACCCTGCGGGATGGTGAGCAGTCGCCGGGCGCCAGCATGGACCTCGGCCAGAAGCTCCAGATCGCGAAGGCGCTCGAGGCGCTCGGGGTGGACGTGATCGAGGCCGGCTTCGCCGCCGCCTCGCCCGGCGACCTGGAGGCCATCCAGGGGGTGAGCCGCCACGTCTCCGGCCCGATCATCTGCAGCCTGGCCCGCTGCACCCAGGGCGACATCGACGCCTCCTGGAAGGCGCTGCAGGACGCGCCCCGCCGCCGCATCCACGTCTTCCTCGCCACGAGCCCCATCCACCGCGACTTCAAGCTGAAGCTCGCGAAGGAGGAGATCGTGAAGCGGGCGGTCGAGGGGGTGCGCCGCGCCCGCGAGCGGTTCGACGACGTCGAGTTCTCGCCGGAGGACGCCGCCCGCACCGAGCTCGAGTTCCTGGCCGAGGTGGTGGAGCGGGCCATCGAGGCCGGCGCCACGACGGTGAACATCCCGGACACGGTCGGGTACGCGCTCCCGCAGACCTACGCGGAGACCATCCGCTACCTGCGCGCCCACGTGCGCGGCATCGAGCGCGCGGTCATCTCCGTCCACTGCCACAACGACCTCGGCCTCGCCGTCGCCAACAGCCTCGCCGGCGTGCTCGAGGGCGCGCGCCAGGTGGAGTGCACCATCAACGGCATCGGCGAGCGGGCCGGCAACGCCTCGCTCGAGGAGGTCGTCATGGCGGTGAGGACCCGCCGCGACGTGCTCAAGGTCGAGACCGGCATCCGGACCGACCGGCTCTACCCGACGAGCCGCCTGCTGTCGCAGGTGACCGGCCTCGCCGTGCAGCGGAACAAGGCCATCGTCGGCCAGAACGCCTTCGCCCACGAGGCGGGCATCCACCAGCACGGCATGCTCACCCACCGCGAGACCTACGAGATCATGCGGCCGGAGGAGGTGGGCTTCGCCCGCTCCAGCCTCGTGCTCGGCAAGCACTCCGGCCGCCACGCGCTCAAGGAGCGGCTCGCCGCGCTCGGCTACGGGCTCGACGACAAGCAGCTCGATCTCGTCTTCGCCGACTTCAAGACGCTCGCCGACAAGAAGAAGGACATCTACGACGCCGACCTCGAGGCGCTCGTGATCCACGGCCAGGTGCTCGGCGCCGGCGCCCGCAAGTGGGAGCTCGCGGCGCTCTCGACCACCTCCGGGACCGGCACGCTGCCGGCCGCCTCCATCGCCCTGACCGACGCGGGCGGCGAGCGGCACCAGGCGGCGAGCGCCGGCGACGGCCCGGTGGACGCGGTCTTCAAGGCCATCGAGCGGATCACCGGCGTCTCGGTGAAGCTGCGGGACTACAGCATCGCCAGCGTGACCACCGGGGAGGACGCGCAGGGCGAGGTGGTGCTCGAGGTGGAGCACGAGACCGGCGTGTACCGCGGCCGCGCCCTCTCGACCGACATCATCGAGGGGAGCGCGCGCGCCCTCCTCGACGTGGTGAACCGCATCGCCGTCCGCGCGGGCGCCCAGTCGCCCGCCGGCCGGGAGGAGATGGGAACCGTCTGA